In Paenibacillus sp. BIC5C1, a genomic segment contains:
- a CDS encoding PLP-dependent aminotransferase family protein produces MNYSFSNRIAALQPSIIREILKASSGQNVIPFSAGNPAPETFPIEAIRTFTQSILEQDPVTALQYGITEGYAPLRDTLTTHLKTGFDTGKASDELFIVSGAQQGIELACKVFCNEGDTIICESPSFIGSLNSFRASGANLVGVPMETDGMDIGKLEHALQTEQNVKLIYVIPSFQNPTGFTTSLEKRKAIYDLAKKYGVMILEDNPYGELRFSGEDVATIKSMDDEGLVIYVGSFSKILSAGLRVGYVLAPSEVVQKMVVAKQGEDVHTAMLPQILAHKFMTEYNYAEHISSIRAIYRRKSALMIDKLQEHMGESITFTQPDGGLFLWCDLPAHIPMLDYAKTAAAEGVAVVPGTAFLVDENEPCNAIRLNFSTPSDEQIVKGIEILGQVLHKF; encoded by the coding sequence ATGAACTATTCATTTTCCAACCGGATTGCTGCATTGCAGCCATCCATCATTCGTGAGATTCTGAAGGCTTCTTCGGGTCAAAATGTAATTCCGTTCTCTGCGGGAAATCCCGCTCCGGAGACTTTCCCTATTGAGGCAATTCGCACATTCACCCAATCGATTCTGGAACAGGATCCGGTAACAGCACTGCAATACGGAATTACCGAAGGTTATGCCCCGCTGCGGGATACATTGACTACACATCTGAAGACAGGCTTTGACACAGGCAAAGCGTCGGATGAACTGTTCATCGTATCTGGAGCACAGCAAGGAATTGAACTCGCTTGTAAAGTATTCTGTAATGAAGGGGATACGATTATTTGTGAGAGCCCAAGCTTTATAGGTTCACTGAACTCTTTCCGTGCTTCAGGAGCAAACCTGGTCGGCGTTCCAATGGAGACGGACGGTATGGATATCGGGAAGCTGGAGCATGCCCTGCAAACCGAGCAGAATGTAAAACTGATCTATGTCATTCCGAGTTTCCAAAACCCTACAGGTTTTACGACCAGCCTGGAGAAACGCAAGGCAATTTACGACCTTGCCAAGAAGTATGGAGTCATGATCCTGGAAGATAACCCATACGGAGAACTTCGGTTTAGCGGAGAAGATGTAGCGACGATTAAGTCGATGGATGATGAAGGTCTGGTTATTTACGTAGGCTCCTTCTCCAAGATTCTGTCCGCTGGCCTGCGTGTTGGTTATGTTCTGGCTCCTTCCGAGGTTGTGCAGAAGATGGTTGTTGCCAAACAGGGAGAGGACGTACATACAGCCATGCTGCCGCAGATTCTGGCACACAAGTTCATGACTGAGTATAACTATGCAGAGCATATCAGCAGTATCCGTGCGATTTACCGCAGGAAGTCTGCCTTGATGATTGACAAGTTGCAGGAGCATATGGGTGAGTCCATTACCTTTACTCAACCGGATGGAGGGCTGTTCCTCTGGTGTGATCTGCCGGCTCATATCCCGATGCTGGATTATGCCAAAACAGCCGCTGCGGAAGGCGTAGCTGTTGTTCCGGGCACTGCTTTTCTCGTTGATGAGAACGAACCCTGCAATGCAATCAGACTTAATTTCTCAACACCTTCCGATGAGCAAATTGTGAAGGGCATTGAAATTCTGGGACAGGTTCTGCACAAATTCTAA
- a CDS encoding GNAT family N-acetyltransferase: MSSIVLAAAEDIRSEDSELLIKELSQELGLLYGGDGTAGFQPSDVETPRAAFIVARLDGYPVGCGAIRPLDDTSVEVKRMYTRSDFRRKGVAQAILAEAERLALEFGYTNLKLQTGPKQPEAAALYERVGYYRIPIFHGDWDQVLAYQKDLVLSATHRNEPSSLNA; this comes from the coding sequence ATGTCGTCAATTGTGCTTGCAGCTGCCGAAGATATACGAAGCGAGGATTCGGAACTATTAATCAAGGAGCTAAGCCAAGAACTAGGGTTGTTATATGGCGGCGATGGGACGGCGGGATTTCAGCCATCCGATGTGGAGACACCGCGAGCAGCCTTTATTGTAGCGCGTTTGGATGGATATCCGGTAGGTTGCGGAGCCATCAGGCCCCTTGATGACACATCCGTGGAGGTCAAGCGTATGTATACACGTTCTGATTTCCGTCGCAAGGGTGTGGCCCAGGCTATTCTGGCCGAAGCGGAACGTCTTGCGCTCGAATTTGGCTACACCAATTTGAAACTGCAGACTGGCCCCAAGCAGCCGGAGGCGGCGGCCCTTTATGAAAGAGTTGGATACTATCGGATACCGATTTTTCACGGGGACTGGGATCAGGTACTTGCTTATCAAAAAGATCTGGTACTCAGCGCAACCCACAGAAATGAGCCTTCCTCATTGAACGCATAG
- a CDS encoding stalk domain-containing protein — MLHTRIGKTAAATILAISLLGTTANLNDAYAAPVISVLLDDVPLKFDADPRIDKGVTYVPFRTVGEALGINITWNSKAQTVKAIGKVKGQATEVLLQVGSTIATVNGEKVKLAAPPVQREGRVLIPLSSFSSQFGVGVGWNQSSRTVSLVSPQREMHLRAFYALQSYKEIDLVSSMNSVSFGWSRIDREGQFTLQGDEYRLPAAAGDVTPQSIVADAANQSIKPYLMVYALDGNGELTKVLSDSSMRQKSIEGITAAIAENGFGGVVLDFEGLGFKLDAVEQQKLLNNYVKQLKDSLPKDIALSLAVPPLNSAYKGYDYKTLASLADDIIIMAYQYNPVGTKSQVPEPNSLVDQAIQLALDAGVSKQKLLLGISLNSETSSSIDDKLGLAKRYDLKGAAFWRLGLFRTYNNQMEGAVNASVIKE; from the coding sequence ATGTTACATACACGAATAGGAAAGACTGCTGCTGCCACTATTCTTGCCATATCCTTGCTCGGAACCACTGCAAACCTTAATGATGCCTATGCTGCACCGGTCATTTCGGTCTTGCTGGATGATGTTCCTCTGAAATTCGATGCAGACCCTCGGATTGATAAAGGCGTTACCTATGTTCCGTTCCGGACCGTTGGCGAAGCCCTGGGAATTAATATTACCTGGAACAGCAAGGCACAAACCGTAAAAGCGATTGGAAAAGTAAAAGGTCAGGCGACGGAAGTTCTGCTTCAAGTGGGAAGCACTATAGCAACCGTCAATGGAGAAAAAGTGAAGCTCGCAGCGCCACCGGTTCAGCGAGAAGGTCGTGTGCTTATTCCACTCAGTTCGTTCAGTAGTCAGTTCGGTGTTGGTGTCGGCTGGAACCAGTCCTCTCGCACCGTTTCTCTTGTTTCACCTCAACGCGAAATGCATTTAAGAGCTTTCTATGCGCTGCAATCCTATAAGGAAATCGATTTGGTGTCTTCGATGAACTCTGTCTCTTTTGGCTGGAGTCGCATTGATCGCGAAGGACAATTTACGCTTCAGGGTGATGAGTACCGCCTCCCAGCTGCTGCCGGGGACGTTACACCTCAATCCATCGTTGCCGATGCAGCGAATCAGAGTATTAAACCGTATCTTATGGTGTATGCTTTGGATGGTAATGGAGAATTGACCAAGGTGCTGAGTGATAGCAGCATGCGCCAGAAATCCATTGAGGGGATAACTGCTGCCATAGCTGAGAATGGTTTTGGAGGCGTTGTTCTTGATTTTGAAGGACTGGGTTTTAAACTGGACGCTGTAGAGCAACAGAAACTGCTGAACAATTACGTCAAGCAGCTGAAGGATTCTTTACCTAAAGATATCGCTCTATCCTTGGCGGTCCCTCCATTAAATAGTGCGTATAAAGGCTATGATTACAAAACGCTCGCTTCGTTGGCAGACGACATCATCATTATGGCTTACCAATATAATCCCGTCGGCACCAAATCGCAGGTTCCCGAGCCGAACAGCCTTGTGGATCAGGCCATCCAGCTTGCGCTGGATGCTGGCGTCTCCAAGCAAAAACTTTTGCTCGGTATCAGCTTAAATAGTGAAACTTCATCTTCCATAGATGATAAACTGGGTCTTGCCAAGCGATATGATCTTAAGGGAGCTGCCTTCTGGCGCCTTGGATTATTCCGTACTTACAATAATCAGATGGAAGGCGCTGTCAATGCCTCTGTTATAAAAGAGTAA